In Tachysurus fulvidraco isolate hzauxx_2018 chromosome 1, HZAU_PFXX_2.0, whole genome shotgun sequence, a single window of DNA contains:
- the LOC125146344 gene encoding protein NYNRIN-like: MLCNEEMLQLTSDSNLNFKVLNAIDFLEKKYTPQGTYAKYSLDAYKHMPVHTLNVEGKDILFLVDSGAGNSVIKLHELSEMPEMSGRSLNSVGASGIIVKEKFTAPLRCVENNQQSFTFSFLLSECCPINLMGRDLICKLGINLISTPNGLKVCRSQIGEFQGVKWDPRPLLYVYEWELSTSSVNSVNQALLDKAYEVNNPTRTQYMNTHDLHCTAHTHTGPDVVYEQEWFEMQPKADVLLLTKLYWDNHRCTAEVNLSSINVKPGKAHPFTIENSHPHVSLSKGETEKWEDLGMWTLKCVKADDWKPSSDPTVLYSEKTKSYCMHLNWIAFVDRTVEIMPQADTDVPKTMWQMTHISGEDPRLQAVPRELWATGKYDVGLIKNCAPVQITPKSDYRPCKTQYPFKPEAIRGITPVFNSLLEAGVIVPCETSPVRTPIFPVRKPRPLGEPEEWRFVQDLQVVNDAVIPRAPNVPNPHTILSQIPPESKWFSMVDLANAFFSVPVHPDSQFWFAFSFNGKPYTFTRLCQGYCESPTIYNEALKNSLESLTLTPGSAILQYMDDCMIAAPSKEQCEKDTIALLCHLAEEGHKASLSKLQFVKQQVKFLGHLISEQGKTIEQNRVAAIQNIPKPNTKKQLMSFLGMCSYCRTFIPNYAVLEAPLSAIAHGKGLQAHSALTWTPEAEKAFVDLKMALQTTPTLGIPDPNELFVQTVDEKSGCMTSVLLQNHGGKMRPVVYFSAKLDPVAAGLPMCLRAVAAAEKAVNASRDIVGYSELTLLVPHAVSLLLLEQKTAHMSAARWLRYHSILLDMPNVKVKCCTVLNPATLLPTEADGEPHNCVAVVNEICSPRSDLQETPLQNPDLEFFVDGSAFRDQKTGRNCVGYAVVTQHETIKAESLPEHLSAQAAELVALTTACRLARDKTVTIYTDSRYAFGVVHDFGTLWKNRGFLTSSGKAITHNGLISELLDAILLPKSIAICKCEAHTGKHDPISQGNAQADAAAKSAAQKLIFSSENDETLCMLQICTPTADLKDLQSQSTAQERATWRKAGGVVRDGVWYGPDDKPCLPKKLFQFYAKLAHGQDHASKWGMYNSVSRYWHTKGFANYSQKFCEKCIVCATNNIGRGVKVSRSAHPPPQRPFEHLQMDFIELTQGEGKKYCLVIVDMFSKWVEAFPTSKQDASAVAKALLSEIIPRWGIPDKISSDNGTPFVNQALRRVGEYLGIDLRQHCAYHPASGGAVERENGTLKNKLAKCCDETGLSWVKALPIVLLYMRTRTRGRVNLSPFEILFGRPPNTGIEPGHTPRLTTSQCEDEMLCYCANLSSVLSQIHKQVKEALPKVTQTDLHSLKPGDWVVVKDFRRKSWRARRWLGPFQVLLTTQTAVKVAERATWIHVSHCKRVPEPEVNVTDTYDSR, encoded by the coding sequence ATGCTATGCAATGAGGAAATGCTTCAGCTAACTTCTGATTCCAACTTAAATTTTAAGGTTTTGAATGCTATTGATTTTCTTGAAAAGAAATATACTCCACAAGGCACATATGCAAAATACAGTTTAGATGCCTACAAGCACATGCCAGTGCACACATTGAATGTAGAAGggaaagacattttgtttttagtagATTCTGGTGCAGGAAACTCTGTGATCAAATTACATGAGTTGAGTGAGATGCCAGAAATGAGTGGTAGATCCCTGAATTCAGTTGGAGCGTCTGGGATTATCgtgaaagaaaaatttacaGCACCCTTAAGGTGTGTTGAGAATAACCAAcagtcattcacattttcttttctgctttctgaatgcTGCCCGATTAATTTGATGGGCAGGGATTTGATCTGCAAATTGGGGATAAACCTAATTAGCACCCCAAACGGATTAAAAGTGTGTAGAAGTCAAATAGGTGAATTTCAGGGCGTTAAGTGGGACCCCAGAcctctgttgtatgtgtatgagtgggaactcagcacctcttctgtgaattcagtgaatcaaGCACTCTTGGATAAGGCCTATGAAGTTAATAACCCTACACGCACAcagtacatgaacacacatgatctgcactgcacagcacacacacacacagggcctgATGTAGTTTATGAACAAGAGTGGTTTGAAATGCAGCCAAAAGCTGATGTGTTGTTACTGACAAAGTTGTATTGGGATAATCACAGATGTACTgcagaagtgaatctttctAGTATAAATGTGAAGCCGGGGAAGGCCCATCCGTTCACTATAGAGaattcacacccacatgtgtctttatcaaaaggtgaaacagagaaatgggAAGATTTAGGGATgtggacattaaaatgtgtgaaagctgatgattggaaacccagttcagatcccacagtgttgtacagtgaGAAAACTAAATCCTATTGCATGCACTTGAATTGGATAGCTTTTGTTGACAGAACAGTTGAGATAAtgccacaggcagacacagatgtACCTAAAACAATGTGGCAGATGACACACATTTCTGGGGAAGATCCCCGATTACAAGCAGTTCCAAGAGAACTTTGGGCAACAGGGAAATATGATGTAGGTCTGATCAAAAATTGTGCACCGGTGCAGATAACACCTAAATCGGATTACAGACCTTGCAAAACTCAGTACCCCTTTAAGCCAGAGGCTATTAGGGGTATCACACCAGTGTTTAATTCACTGCTTGAAGCTGGAGTGATTGTGCCATGTGAAACCTCCCCAGTGAGAACACCTATTTTTCCAGTGAGGAAACCTAGGCCTCTGGGTGAACCAGAGGAGTGGCGTTTTGTCCAAGATTTGCAAgtagtgaatgatgcagtaattCCAAGAGCTCCAAATGTGCCAAACCCTCACACAATCTTGTCTCAGATTCCACCAGAAAGCAAGTGGTTTTCTATGGTAGACTTagctaatgcttttttcagtgtacCAGTTCATCCAGACAGCCAGTTTTGGTTTGCGTTTTCTTTCAATGGAAAGCCGTACACTTTTACCAGATTGTGTCAGGGATATTGCGAATCTCCAACTATTTACAATGAAGCTCTTAAAAACAGTCTTGAATCTCTGACGCTGACCCCAGGGTCAGCAATTCTTCAATATATGGACGACTGCATGATTGCAGCGCCATCTAAAGAGCAATGTGAAAAAGACACTATTGCGTTACTTTGTCATCTAGCGGAGGAAGGTCACAAGGCGAGCTTatcaaagctgcagtttgtaaaacagcaagtgaaattcttggggcATCTGATATCAGAACAAGGCAAAACTATTGAGCAGAACAGAGTTGCAGcaatacaaaacattccaaagcctaacacaaaaaaacaactgatgtcATTTCTAGGCATGTGCTCTTATTGTAGGACTTTCATACCAAACTATGCAGTCCTCGAAGCACCTTTGAGCGCAATTGCTCATGGGAAAGGCCTACAGGCCCACAGTGCACTGACTTGGACACCAGAGGCAGAAAAAGCCTTCGTAGATTTGAAAATGGCTTTACAAACCACCCCAACATTAGGGATTCCAGATCCAAACGAATTGTTTGTACAAACAGTTGATGAAAAAAGTGGTTGTATGACATCAGTGCTATTACAAAATCATGGTGGGAAAATGAGACCAGTGGTCTACTTCTCTGCTAAATTGGATCCGGTAGCAGCAGGCCTGCCAATGTGTTTaagagcagtagcagcagctgaGAAAGCAGTTAATGCTTCTAGAGATATTGTGGGATACAGTGAACTAACTCTTTTGGTCCCACATGCAGTGtcgcttcttcttcttgaacagaaaacagcacatatGTCTGCGGCACGTTGGCTGAGATATCACAGTATTTTGCTTGACATgccaaatgtgaaagtaaaatgCTGTACTGTGTTAAACCCTGCAACTCTTCTCCCTACAGAAGCAGATGGAGAACCACACAATTGTGTTGCAGttgtaaatgaaatttgcaGTCCTAGGTCTGATTTGCAGGAAACGCCGTTGCAGAATCCAGATCTTGAGTTTTTTGTGGATGGATCAGccttcagagatcagaaaacaggCCGCAACTGCGTGGGGTATGCAGTAGTAACACAACATGAAACGATTAAAGCAGAATCATTACCAGAGCATCTCTCTGCGCAGGCAGCCGAATTGGTTGCTTTAACAACAGCATGCAGGTTAGCAAGAGACAAAACTGTCACCATTTATACTGACAGTAGATATGCATTTGGGGTAGTACATGATTTTGGTACATTGTGGAAAAACAGAGGTTTCCTGACTTCTTCAGGTAAAGCAATCACGCACAATGGCCTGATTTCTGAACTCCTGGATGCAATCCTGTTGCCAAAATCTATTGCCATATGTAAGTGTGAAGCACACACTGGGAAACATGACCCCATTTCACAGGGCAATGCGCAAGCAGATGCAGCAGCAAAATCAGCTGCGCAGAAACTGATTTTTTCGTCAGAGAACGACGAAACTTTGTGTATGTTGCAAATATGTACTCCCACAGCAGATCTCAAAGATCTTCAATCACAGTCTACAGCCCAAGAAAGAGCCACATGGAGGAAAGCAGGAGGTGTGGTAAGAGATGGGGTTTGGTACGGCCCTGATGACAAGCCATGTTTGCCAAAGAAATTGTTTCAATTCTATGCTAAATTGGCGCATGGCCAAGACCATGCGTCAAAATGGGGGATGTATAACAGTGTCTCCAGATACTGGCACACTAAGGGCTTTGCAAACTATTCCCAGAAGTTTTGTGagaaatgtatagtgtgtgcaacAAACAACATTGGCCGAGGCGTTAAAGTCTCCCGGAGCGCCCATCCTCCGCCACAGCGACCATTTGAACACCTTCAGATGGACTTTATTGAACTGACACAAGGTGAAGGCAAAAAATACTGTTTGGTGATAGTGGATATGTTCTCTAAGTGGGTGGAAGCTTTCCCCACTTCCAAACAGGATGCAAGTGCAGTAGCTAAAGCACTCCTGTCTGAAATTATTCCTCGTTGGGGAATCCCTGACAAAATCAGTAGTGACAATGGGACTCCATTTGTAAACCAAGCACTTCGACGGGTGGGAGAGTACTTGGGTATAGATCTCAGACAACACTGTGCGTACCACCCTGCCAGCGGAGGGGCGGTGGAGCGAGAAAATGGTACGCTAAAGAATAAATTGGCCAAGTGCTGTGATGAAACAGGTCTATCATGGGTAAAGGCCCTTCccattgtgttattatacatgAGAACGAGAACTAGAGGGAGAGTGAATTTAAGCCCATTTGAGATACTGTTTGGCAGACCCCCAAATACAGGAATTGAGCCTGGACACACACCCAGATTAACCACAAGCCAATGTGaagatgaaatgctgtgttattgtgcaaACTTGTCCTCTGTTTTGTCTCAAATCCATAAGCAGGTGAAGGAAGCACTGCCTAAAGTGACGCAAACAGATCTGCACAGTCTCAAACCAGGTGACTGGGTGGTGGTGAAGGatttcaggaggaaaagctggagAGCCAGGCGGTGGCTGGGACCATTTCAGGTACTTCTGACCACGCAGACTGCGGTGAAGGTTGCAGAGAGAGCAACGTGGATTCACGTTAGCCACTGTAAGCGGGTTCCTGAGCCAGAGGTAAATGTGACAGACACTTACGACAGCAGATGA